The DNA window GCCCGTCGAGTCCTCAATGACAAAGTTGCCCTCGAGGATGATTTTGCACTCGTCGTACTTGTATGTGTATGTGAGAGGCTCGCCCTTGTTGACGCGGAAAAGGCCCATGGCCAGGGGCTTCTCAGCGCCCTCGGGCGTGGAGTGGATGTCGCCGATGAAGGTGTTTCCGCCTGAGAGAGGGGGGATCTCGAATTTGGATTGGGCTTGGGCGAAGTGTTTGAAGGAGGCCATTTTGATAGTTCTTTTGGAGATTGACTTATTAAGGGTTTGTTTGAGTGAAGAGATGGAGTGTTTGAGATGCAAGTAGATTGCTTGATGCTAGATACAGACAATCGAGGAAAAGACCCTTTCATATACCCATCTCTCAAGCCTCATTCTTCCT is part of the Fusarium fujikuroi IMI 58289 draft genome, chromosome FFUJ_chr07 genome and encodes:
- a CDS encoding related to ethanolamine utilization protein (EutQ), with the protein product MASFKHFAQAQSKFEIPPLSGGNTFIGDIHSTPEGAEKPLAMGLFRVNKGEPLTYTYKYDECKIILEGNFVIEDSTGQKVEAKAGDVFYIPNGATLTFSSPDTGLAFYTGARKMGDL